One genomic window of Anaplasma centrale str. Israel includes the following:
- the secD gene encoding protein translocase subunit SecD, which produces MHPIGKAVAALVLCIVSVYLVMPNFVDSDLLLSKKKANLGLDLEGGVYLLLEVDFKEHVKERLYGLSDTLRDFLLKENIPYRRLYVKDGTVVLSLHSAGDYARARRFDANVTVSGTYDHALISFKDGYMKALLQGVMTDSIQNVQRRLDKSGTKEIIIKSHGENKISLQVPGVYSTDSIKSLIGKTAKLTFHLLEEGKGLSEIDPIATHLLSDAAGNVYPVLKKVEISGDSLIDASTGLNTLGKPVVYFKFDSAATKKLAEITKKHTGKQLAAVLDSVVLTAPTIREPILGGNGEISGRFGMDEAKELAVLLKSGALPAPLNVIEEKVIGPSLGAGSIAMGKVAMFASVISVSVFVVVLYGVLGVFAVVGLIFNIVFVLLAMTLIGATLTLPGIAGMTLTVGMSIDANVLIFERIREEIRAGRKLRLAADRGFRNAMSTIFDSNITTLIVAAIMFIMGSVSVSGFAVTLGVGILCSMLSAVVLTKVLIDVWIHTVKSLKIA; this is translated from the coding sequence ATGCATCCGATAGGCAAGGCAGTGGCCGCGCTCGTATTGTGCATAGTGTCGGTATACCTCGTCATGCCTAATTTTGTGGATTCCGACTTGTTACTGTCGAAGAAAAAGGCAAACCTGGGTTTGGATCTGGAGGGCGGCGTGTACCTCCTACTTGAAGTCGATTTCAAGGAGCACGTCAAGGAAAGGCTGTATGGCCTGAGTGACACACTGCGGGATTTTCTACTTAAGGAAAACATCCCGTACAGAAGGTTATATGTGAAAGATGGAACCGTAGTGCTGTCCTTGCATAGTGCGGGGGATTACGCACGCGCAAGGCGTTTTGACGCAAACGTGACAGTTTCCGGCACCTACGATCATGCTTTAATCTCCTTCAAGGATGGGTACATGAAAGCACTACTACAAGGAGTCATGACCGATTCCATACAGAACGTGCAGCGCCGGCTGGATAAATCCGGCACCAAGGAGATAATTATTAAAAGCCACGGGGAAAACAAGATATCCTTGCAGGTGCCTGGGGTGTACAGCACCGACAGCATTAAGTCTTTAATAGGTAAAACTGCCAAGTTGACCTTTCACCTACTCGAAGAGGGTAAGGGCCTGTCAGAGATAGACCCTATAGCAACTCATCTGTTGAGTGACGCAGCTGGCAACGTATACCCAGTACTGAAGAAGGTAGAAATAAGCGGAGACTCACTAATTGATGCCAGCACAGGGCTTAACACCCTAGGAAAGCCTGTGGTATATTTCAAGTTTGATAGCGCAGCAACAAAGAAGCTAGCAGAAATCACAAAAAAGCACACAGGTAAACAGCTTGCAGCAGTGCTTGACAGTGTTGTGCTGACGGCGCCTACTATCCGGGAGCCTATATTAGGAGGAAATGGTGAGATAAGCGGCAGGTTCGGTATGGACGAGGCAAAAGAACTTGCAGTGTTGCTTAAATCTGGGGCGCTTCCAGCGCCCTTAAACGTCATAGAGGAAAAGGTTATCGGCCCCAGTTTGGGTGCTGGGTCAATTGCTATGGGTAAGGTGGCAATGTTTGCCTCTGTGATTAGTGTGTCCGTGTTTGTTGTCGTGTTATACGGCGTACTTGGAGTTTTTGCAGTAGTAGGGCTAATTTTTAATATTGTATTTGTGTTGCTCGCGATGACTCTCATTGGAGCAACGTTAACTCTTCCAGGCATAGCTGGAATGACGCTCACAGTGGGGATGTCCATAGATGCAAACGTCCTGATTTTCGAGCGTATAAGGGAAGAAATACGCGCTGGCAGAAAGTTAAGGTTGGCTGCAGACAGGGGGTTCAGGAATGCCATGTCGACAATTTTCGATTCCAACATTACCACGCTAATAGTTGCCGCAATAATGTTCATTATGGGCAGCGTTTCGGTAAGTGGTTTTGCTGTAACGCTGGGGGTTGGTATACTGTGTTCAATGTTGTCCGCAGTGGTTCTGACTAAGGTGCTAATAGATGTATGGATACACACGGTAAAGAGCCTGAAAATAGCCTAA